The genomic region GTTCGCGGGCTTCTCGGGAGACTTCATGCCGCTGCACGTCGACGAGGAGTACGCCAGGACCACCCCGTACGGGACCCGGATTCTCCACGGCATCGCCACCCTCGCCATCTGCGGGGGGCTGGTCGTCCGTTCCGGGGTCTTCTCCGGACACCTCGGGATGCTGGGCATGGAGTACCGCCTGACGTCGGCGGTCCGGCCGGGGGACACGATTCACGTCGAGCTGGAGGAGATCTCCTCGCGGGTCACCTCCTCAGGCGACAAGGAGGTCGCCGTGTACGAGTTCAACGCCTACAACCAGAGCCAGGTCCAGGTCCTCGCCGGCAAGTGGACGCAGCTTCGACCGCGTGAGGGCACCGGCGCCGGACCGGCCGCCACGACCCTGGCCGGCGCCGGCGACCAGGAGGGAGGCACCAGGTGACAGAAGCTAAGCGACCGTACTTCCGGACCGCCATCAGCCGGGTCGAACCGGGAAAGATCAATGTCCGCGGCTACGACCTGACGGAGCTCATCCATGGCGCGGACTGGGTCGACGTCGCGTACCTCGTGCTCCACGGGGAGCGGCCGACCGCGCCGCACCGTCGCATGTTCGAGGCCATGATGTGCGCGGCCGCCGACCATGGGTTTGTCAGCACCTGCGCCGTCGCC from bacterium harbors:
- a CDS encoding dehydratase, translated to MSSQRVITDGRTVTEADIVQFAGFSGDFMPLHVDEEYARTTPYGTRILHGIATLAICGGLVVRSGVFSGHLGMLGMEYRLTSAVRPGDTIHVELEEISSRVTSSGDKEVAVYEFNAYNQSQVQVLAGKWTQLRPREGTGAGPAATTLAGAGDQEGGTR